A window of Exiguobacterium sp. FSL W8-0210 genomic DNA:
ACTACCGTGCGGCGTGTGGACGATTCCTAACCGCGCTCCGGATTGTTTACATGTCTTGATATGTTCGTATGTTACCGCGTGTTTTGTCATTAGTTTCGTTCCTCTCTCGTTAAGAACATCGCATCACCGAAGCTAAAGAAACGATAGCCATTCGCGACAGCTTCTTCGTAGGCATGCAGAATGTGTTCCCGTGTCGATAACGCGGACACGAGCATAATCAATGTTGATTTCGGTAAGTGGAAGTTCGTGATCAATCCATCGATCCCTTTGACTTCCTGACCTGGGAAAATGAAGATGTCCGTCCAACCTGTTGCTTCGACGAAGTCACCGTGATCACGGATGACCGTTTCAAGCGTTCGCGTCGACGTCGTACCGACCGCGATGATCCGTCCGCCTTGTTTCCGTGTTTCGCGTAGTAGAGCAGCTGAACTTTCCGGCAGTTCGTAGTACTCACTGTGCATCTTGTGACTATCGACGTCGTCGACCGAAACAGGACGGAATGTGCCAAGTCCGACATGTAACGTCAACGGTGCGATCCGGACACCTTTCGCTTGAAGCGCTTCGAGCAATTCCGGCGTGAAATGAAGACCCGCTGTTGGTGCCGCAGCGCTCCCACGTTCGCGAGCGTAGACCGTCTGGTAACGATCTTGATCTTCTAGTTGTTCATGAATGTACGGTGGCAGTGGCATCGTTCCGAGTTGGTCGAGCACTTCATAGAAAATGCCGTCATAGAAAAACTTCAGAATCCGTCCCCCGTCTTCAAGTGCTTCGACGCACTCAGCACGGAGTAACCCGTCACCAAACGACAAAATCGTTCCTGGTTTGACGCGTTTTGCTGGTTTTGCTAGCGTTTCCCACACATCGTCACTCGTCTGCTTCAAAAGCAACAATTCGATTTTCCCACCCGTCTCTTCCTTTACACCAAAGAGACGTGCTGGTAAGACTTTCGTATCGTTGATGACGAGTGTATCACCTTCGCGAAAGTGGTCGACGATATCATGGAAGTGCTGATGCTGAATCGCACCCGTCTCCCGATCGAGAACCATCAGTTTCGAACTCGTCCGGTCGAGCAATGGCACTTGAGCAATTTGTTCTTCTGGTAAATGAAAATCAAATAAGTTTACATCCATTGGTTCAATTTCCTTCTTTCAGTCCTAAATGTTGGCGGGCGAACGGTGTTAAGACGCGTCCGCGCGGAGTACGTTGTAAAAATCCTTGTTGCAGTAGATATGGTTCATATACATCCTCGATCGTCTGCGCATCTTCTCCGATTGTCGCTGCAATCGTCTCAAGACCGACCGGACCACCGGCAAACCGTTCTGCAAGCGATCGTAATAAACGATGGTCGACATCGTCGAGTCCGAGCGCATCGACATGCAAGCGATCAAGTGCACTTGTCGCAAGCGAGGCATCGATTTCGGTTTGATGGGCAACTTGAGCGAAGTCGCGGACACGCCGTAATAACCGGTTCGCGACACGTGGTGTTCCGCGTGAACGAAGGGCGATCGCTTCTGCTGCGAGACGATCCGCTTCGAATCCGAACAATCGTGACGTCCGGGTCACGATGGCAGACAACTCTGACATCGTATAATATTCAAGCTTCAGCGTCACTCCAAAACGATCACGTAGCGGTGCCGACAGCATCCCGGCACGCGTCGTCGCACCAACGAGCGTAAACGGTGGTAAATCAATTCGGACGCTGCGGGCGAGTTCCCCTTGACCGATGACGATATCGAGACAATAGTCTTCCATTGCCGGATATAGAATCTCTTCGATTGATCGACTCAACCGATGAATCTCATCGATGAACAGGACGTCTCCCGGCTCAAGTGATGAGAGAATTGCCGCTAGATCACCTGGTCGTTCGATCGCAGGACCGGCTGTCGTCTTGATGCCGACCCCCATCTCGTTTGCGATGATCGTCGCAAGCGTCGTCTTCCCAAGACCCGGAGGACCGTAGAGAAGCACGTGATCGAGTGTTTCCTGACGAATTTTTGCCGCCTCGATGAAGACACTTAAGTTTCCTTTTGCTTTCTCCTGCCCGATATATTGTTCGAGCGTCTGAGGACGCAGACTCCACTCTTCTTGATCTTCCGCATGGGCGGATTCTGACAAAATGCGCTCTTCCATGTCCTCACCTCACATTCAATAACAACTGGAGTGCCCGTTTAACATATTGATCCGTTGACAGGACTTCTGCCTGCAACGCTTTTTTGACTTTTTCGACTTCTCGATCACTGTAACCGAGCGCCGTCAGAGCTTCACAGGCTTCGTTCAACTCAGCGTTACCTTGTGCGAACAAGCCTTCGCTCGGTACATAGTCTGGCGCGAGCTCTGCTAACTTTCCTTTTAGATCGAGTGTCATTTGTTTTGCTGTCTTTTTGCCGACACCTGGGAACTTGACGAGATAACTTTCCTTTTCTTGTTCGATTGCTTCAACAAGCGCA
This region includes:
- the queA gene encoding tRNA preQ1(34) S-adenosylmethionine ribosyltransferase-isomerase QueA, whose protein sequence is MDVNLFDFHLPEEQIAQVPLLDRTSSKLMVLDRETGAIQHQHFHDIVDHFREGDTLVINDTKVLPARLFGVKEETGGKIELLLLKQTSDDVWETLAKPAKRVKPGTILSFGDGLLRAECVEALEDGGRILKFFYDGIFYEVLDQLGTMPLPPYIHEQLEDQDRYQTVYARERGSAAAPTAGLHFTPELLEALQAKGVRIAPLTLHVGLGTFRPVSVDDVDSHKMHSEYYELPESSAALLRETRKQGGRIIAVGTTSTRTLETVIRDHGDFVEATGWTDIFIFPGQEVKGIDGLITNFHLPKSTLIMLVSALSTREHILHAYEEAVANGYRFFSFGDAMFLTREERN
- the ruvB gene encoding Holliday junction branch migration DNA helicase RuvB, which translates into the protein MEERILSESAHAEDQEEWSLRPQTLEQYIGQEKAKGNLSVFIEAAKIRQETLDHVLLYGPPGLGKTTLATIIANEMGVGIKTTAGPAIERPGDLAAILSSLEPGDVLFIDEIHRLSRSIEEILYPAMEDYCLDIVIGQGELARSVRIDLPPFTLVGATTRAGMLSAPLRDRFGVTLKLEYYTMSELSAIVTRTSRLFGFEADRLAAEAIALRSRGTPRVANRLLRRVRDFAQVAHQTEIDASLATSALDRLHVDALGLDDVDHRLLRSLAERFAGGPVGLETIAATIGEDAQTIEDVYEPYLLQQGFLQRTPRGRVLTPFARQHLGLKEGN
- the ruvA gene encoding Holliday junction branch migration protein RuvA produces the protein MIEFVRGEVAYVCAEFVTVEVGGIGYKIVAPNPFFYRTGDEQIIVYTYHYVREDQEVLFGFRSRRERALFTKLLGVTGIGPKGALAIVASGNVDALVEAIEQEKESYLVKFPGVGKKTAKQMTLDLKGKLAELAPDYVPSEGLFAQGNAELNEACEALTALGYSDREVEKVKKALQAEVLSTDQYVKRALQLLLNVR